In Xiphophorus hellerii strain 12219 chromosome 13, Xiphophorus_hellerii-4.1, whole genome shotgun sequence, the following proteins share a genomic window:
- the trhrb gene encoding thyrotropin-releasing hormone receptor b, with protein sequence MENSSSSPPDLDQNQNRTWTDHSVQYKVVSSLLLLLICALGIVGNVMVILVVLITRHMRTPTNCYLVSLAVADLMVLTAAGLPAIPDSLFASWVFGRCGCLLITYLQYLGINASSCSITAFTIERYIAICHPIKAQFLCTLSRARRIILLVWVCTSIYCVMWFYLSDIELQVFANVTVVTCGYRVPRKFYLPIYFFDFSVFFVLPLLLSAVLYGLIARILFLNPLPSDPKGRGKREAASASNDQRSSCKNARHSSSTATSRRQVTKMLAVVVILFAVLWMPYRTLVVVNSFLDQPYLDNWFLLFCKICIYLNSAINPVIYNAMSQKFRAAFRKICRCGAKGSDKAAAYSVALTYSAVKDTSLVESTDHFTTELEELTVTDELLADQKVTFSDSCGCAKVNFSQDWLEASEATGESPED encoded by the exons ATGGAGAACTCCTCCTCGTCCCCTCcggacctggaccagaaccagaaccggacctgGACGGACCACAGCGTCCAGTACAAAGTTGTGAGcagcctgctgctgctcctcatctGCGCGCTGGGCATCGTGGGGAACGTGATGGTGATCCTGGTGGTGCTCATCACCCGGCACATGCGCACTCCGACCAACTGCTACCTGGTGAGCCTGGCGGTGGCCGACCTGATGGTCCTGACGGCCGCCGGGCTGCCCGCCATCCCGGACAGCCTGTTCGCCTCCTGGGTGTTCGGCCGCTGCGGCTGCCTGCTCATCACCTACCTGCAGTACCTGGGCATCAACGCGTCCTCGTGCTCCATCACCGCCTTCACCATCGAGCGCTACATCGCCATCTGCCACCCGATCAAGGCCCAGTTCCTGTGCACGCTGTCCCGGGCCAGGAGGATCATCCTGCTGGTTTGGGTCTGCACCTCCATCTACTGCGTCATGTGGTTCTATCTGTCCGACATCGAGCTGCAGGTGTTCGCCAACGTCACCGTCGTCACGTGCGGCTACAGGGTCCCCAGGAAGTTCTACCTGCCCATTTACTTCTTCGACTTCAGCGTCTTCTTcgtgctgccgctgctgctgtcCGCGGTTCTGTACGGCCTGATCGCCAGAATCCTGTTCCTCAACCCGCTGCCCTCTGACCCCAAAGGCCGGGGGAAGCGCGAGGCGGCCTCCGCCAGCAACGACCAGCGCAGCAGCTGCAAGAATGCGCGACACTCCAGCTCCACCGCGACGTCGCGCAGACAG GTGACCAAGATGCTGGCGGTGGTGGTGATCCTTTTCGCCGTGCTCTGGATGCCGTACCGCACCCTGGTGGTGGTCAACTCCTTCCTGGACCAGCCCTACCTGGACAACTGGTTCCTCCTTTTCTGCAAGATCTGCATCTACCTGAACAGCGCCATCAACCCCGTCATCTACAACGCCATGTCTCAGAAGTTTCGCGCCGCTTTCCGTAAGATCTGCCGCTGCGGGGCGAAGGGCTCAGACAAAGCGGCGGCGTACAGCGTGGCGCTCACCTACAGCGCCGTCAAAGACACTTCGCTGGTGGAAAGCACAGATCACTTCACCACAGAGCTGGAGGAGCTCACGGTCACAGACGAGCTGCTGGCGGACCAGAAGGTCACATTCTCCGACTCATGTGGATGTGCAAAGGTGAACTTCAGTCAAGACTGGTTGGAGGCCAGCGAGGCGACTGGTGAGTCTCCTGAGGACTAA